The window CGTCTTTGCTATCACTCTGGACCGATACGACATCTCTGTAAAACCTGCCAATCGAATTCTGACCATGGGAAGGGCTGTGATATTAATGACATCAATATGgatcatttcacttttttccttcctgattcCTTTCATTGAAGTCAACTTTTTCAGTCTTCGAAGCGCAAGTACTTGGGAAAATAAGACACTTTTGTGCGTGAGTACAAACGAGTACCACACTGAGCTAGGAATGTACTACCACCTTCTCGTTCAGATTCCaatctttttcttcactgttatAGTAATGCTAATTACATACACCAAAATACTCCAGGCTCTAAATATTCGGATTGGTACAAGATTTACAACGggacaaaagaagaaagctagaaagaaaaaaactatttctttGACCACTCAGCACGAGACTACGGATGTGTCCCACAGCAGTGGAGGAAGAAACGTCGTCTTTGGCGTAAGGACTTCTGTGTCTGTCATAATTGCTCTGCGCCGAGCTGTAAAACGGCACCGGGAGCGACGAGAACGTCAAAAGAGAGTCTTCAGAATGTCCCTCTTGATTATCTCAACATTCCTCCTCTGCTGGACACCCATCTCTGTTTTAAACACCACCATCTTATGTTTGGGCCCAAGTGACCTTTTGGTAAAGTTGCGATTATGTTTTCTAGTAATGGCATATGGAACAACTATATTTCACCCTCTACTTTATGCATTCACGAGGCAAAAGTTTCAGAAAGTTCTGAAAAGTAAGATGAAAAAGCGAGTTGTTTCAATAGTGGAAGCAGATCCCATGCCAAATAACGCTGTAATACACAACTCATGGATAGAGcctaaaaggaacaaaaagattACCTTTGAAGACAACGAAGTAAGGCAGAAATGTTTAGTACCTCAGGTTGTCACTGACTAGGTTTCAGTATTCACCAAAACACATCAAGTGGAATATTTCAACAAATTGTAGAAAAATACTGCCaaataagaaaaactttttttaactaTTGGCGAGACTGTAAATTTTCAATATATATGTTAAATAGAGTAAGTCTTGTATATTCAATTTCTTCATTATGTAAGATATATGTTGCATGGCCGTTTGTTAGCGTAACACCATGTGTATATTTGTCAAAAATATTCAAGTCctcttttttagaaaataaatagccTTAAAGAAgtgcaaacttttaaaaatatttgtatggctcagtttctctgtaaatataaaagaatttttaaaaaaaaattccgcTCGGGAATACTTTTCTAAAGCACAAATTCACCATTTCGCATGatatggtatttttaaatttaatttataaacaaTATTGATCAGAGGTATTCTGAATGCTATACAGCTACAACTTGGACACAACCTTTAACCTCATATTTAGATAGCTACTTATTTCAAATTTCTCCAGCATGCAATTACCATGCATGTGTAGATAAAGCCATTTACATGATGTCCTTCAGAATCAGTTAATTTTGAttggtggtggggggggaaacATGTTGGTCCAAAAATTGACAGTACTTTTAGAAAAGTGAAAAGTCTTGTGTATACAAATCTCAGACCTATGGtttctacaaagaaaatacacaattttaaataattacacAGGAGGAGTGGAAAGGATAAAGGGGGAAAGACAGGCTAAATGAAGGCAAAAACCACAGACAAGAAAGTTATTGGGCTTGATACTAAAAGATAACCAATGAGCCAAGCCATTCCTGTGCAAAGGCTTAGATTTTCACACTGAAGGGATTTAGCTAGACCTCTAGTGTGACATGGGGACCTCTTACACAGAGATTCTGCATTCATACCATCTATCTACATAGACAGATAAGGCTGTCAAGTGCCACAGCTAAAGTAGAAGATAATTTTCTTGTCCTCAATAACTTTTGTATTATTTTGACTTCACTTCTCCTTCAATGATGTTCAGTTCTGAACTGACTGCTTTGTCACAAGCTATCACCAATACTGCTAGCCATcctatttctgcatttcatgGACAGCCATAGTACACTTCGTTCTACAtcctctttttctatttcatctTATACCTGCAATGAAGAATCAAGAAGCCTCAGGAAGTCATCATCATCCATAGCACTGTAAGGAAGAATTAAGATATTCATACAAACAAAAGTCTGTTGAGTGGTTTGCACTATcccatgctttaaaaaaaaaaaaatcataatttcaaTGAACAGTGGCTATTAATTGCCAGTtatggggggagggggaaacaaaacaaaaaactgcaaaatcaaTGAGCATGATTTCACTTGTCTTTTTATATAAACTGCTTGGTGTGTCACCAGCTACCAGTATAATTAAATGGCTAATTCTCAAAAAGTATTggcttctattaaaaaaaaaaaaaagcagaacatatCCTTGAATATGAGAGCTAGTTTGACTAAAGTATTACATAAAAAATTAGGATTTCTGAAGCACTTTTCTGAAGTTGCatataaaaaaccaaaagtgtGGTTTTAAGAGAgcaaaaagctattttccaTTACATcattaaattaataattatacTTGTATTGCCAAAACTGTTTTTGtggttaaaaaacccccagtaCTTGTAATGTACCTTAGTTTACTTAGGCTCTTGCCTTAGCTTACCAGAATGGAGCTCCATATTCCACAAAGACCAGCCACTTACAATCATTCAAATTCTACCCAGAAGTTTTATTATCTAATTGATAATTCATTATCTAAAATTACTGTGTAACATACAAACATAATTTCACCGGCTTTTTTCTAAAGGCTAACCAAATGACACCCGCATTCAACTGTGCCCACTTACAGTGTTGATTTTATCCAAGCTATCCCTAGTTTCCTACATGAATTGAAATCCTTCATCTTATTTGAGAGGTTGTAGGGGGGAAGTAAACTTAATGGTTTTATgcaagaagcttttttttttttttaaatcccataTGCTCCAAATTTATCACTTCAAAAAAACATTCTGTCAGGAATAaactcttctgaaaagaaatgtgctCAAAAAACCTAAGCAGGaaatattgtttttttctttttttgtaacacttcttcctttctctgcctaGTTATCCTCTGTATTCTGAACACTAGAAGAAGGAGAAAGTGGGATCTCTAGGGTTAATGGTATAATATGATTTAACTGATTACTTATCTTTCAATAAAGCATTcttaaatcaattaaaaaatactattcattttatttaaaaagaagaaaaaaagaaatcataatgACCATAACATACGAATAAGCTTACATCATGTCCTTATCTGAAATAAGCatttaagaaaagctttcagTCTTGAAAGGTTTCTTGACAACATGaccttactttttaaaattaaataaatcgCAAGAACTACGCGTTTAGTGTTTAAAAGCTCATTCATTAGGAAGTCAGATTCAATGAAGCAGTACTTCAtaacaaagagaaaatgcagcctAGGAATTAGTCAGAGAGATTAAGTCAGGTTTTAAAGCCTATGTCGATCACAGTCATTGATTGCCTTTAAGAATATAAACTagttcatttttacatttactattcttcatctttcattaaataaagcaaaaaaaaaaaaaaaggactttccATGTTGGAATACACTTTGAagtctgcagaagaaaattctgcatAGAGCAGGGAAGAATACAAGTAAGAATATGTGCAATCCTATATACATGCAGAAGTCATTGTAAAACAGAATCATGCATAACCTGTACCACGAAGACGACAGATTTAAACacaaacaagacaaaataaagagtAACTAGTGAAGAACACTGTATATCCTACAGATACAGAAGAAGATTTTAAAGGGATATGAAGGTGTGCCGTGGGTGCTTGACAAGACAGACTAAAACAGAACGCAAAAATAGACAGCATCGCTGGAGAAAAAAGGGCAAATATATGCCATAGTATTGTACAATAAGAAGCCCACTACATTCTTAGAAATGATCTCACCACAGTGAGTCATTAGTTCAATTACATTTCACACCACTCAGCCTAAGGCAAGCAGAATTGTACAGGACTCTCAAAATATTAATTCCAGCAAATACATCACAGAAACACAAGCAACCACCACCGGTTTCCACACGTTCTCTGTCCCCAAACTCTTAGCCAGTATCAGACTATGTTGTCTTTTAACTTCAAATGCATTTCCATTCAATTTTACGTTGTAAAATGAGGCTAGCTCacactaaaaatacaaaaaagcgGAGTACAGTGCCAGTATCTATTAGAATATTCAAGAAGCACACCTTAACACAGTAATATATTACAAACAAGTGAAACAGATGTGTAAATACATCACAAATATCTAGTTTCAAGTTGGCAACAATTTTTACGGATTACAAGGCACTGCTGCATGGTCAGAAGTTCTGTTTGCTTAATTAGTGCCAGGGGAATAGGAATCACTTCAGTGATTTCTAAATAGATCAAAAATGTATGCATCCGGATACATATTAAGATCAATACACCTCTCTTCCTTCATTGTTACATGAATGCACACATGTACATAATACATAATTATTAGACATCCATACACACCAAAAGTGCAATTCAATATTAGcatcttttttatattttatggaGGGGGGTTTTGATAAGAGTATCCCTGAACTAGACAACATACCTAAatgccttctcttccccactaccacctttttcttttttttctatccttttACACAAACTAATACATTCAATGAGCGATAATTTACCTGGGcactttttctgctctgttaaCTGTTATGTATATCACATTGCAATGCACATAATAGTTCTTTTTCAACATCAATGTACGTGCTATTCATCAGAATTCTTTGATAGCTGAATATTTTAGACATATGGttgtttcctctgaagaaagTGTTTTAGTTATCAATTGCCACTAAATTCTTTTCAAAGGAGAGAACACAACATTCTTTAGCAAAGTTTCAAtgtagtattaaaaaatataaattactcTAACTTACCCTTCCCTCCCTCGTTGTTCAAACAAAATACGTCCAACATATAGCTAAGGACAATCAGATTCTGTCTTAAAACCTTCCAGCTTTATAACAGCCAAATTCCACTCCCACTTCACACATTCTACTGTAATATCACTGAATTTATTTGTCTTACATCAACAGAAGAATCTGACTCTGTAATTACCTTCTCCTTTTTCTACTTCACAGAACACTTGTGCAATTcaagaagcaaaattaaacacagggtttgggttttgttttgctagggggttctgaaaaaaagaaaaaaaaaattaaaaaagaaagaaaaagaaaaaagaaaaaaaacccagacataATAACTGACTAATACGAAAATCAAAATTGACTTACATCCAATGAGTGTTAAAGAAGGATGGAGAATACAGGTCAAGAGGAAAAGGGCAGAAGGTGAAAGGAACCGTTgtgaggcagctgcagccatcAGGACCACAGAAAGGTGGAGGGCAACACACACTTGCCATGGAAAGAATGCTAACCTTATTTTTTAGAttataacaaacaaaaacacgAGAACAACTTATCTTTGAATCACCAAGTGTAATATGTGTTTTTACTAAAAttgctgggaggagaggggagaatgACACGAACAGCAACTCCAGAAAAGGCTTTTGATTTAACAAATTGTACACAGAATAACAGACAAATTGAGAGCGTGCATTATTCTACTACCTCTTTTCCTAAACTATACATTTTACCGAGTACAAAGTATATACAGAGAACATGCATTCCAAGAacagctctgaaaagaaaatgttattagatgtctgttttcagtgataaattttaaaaaatgctatgGAATTTTCTCTCAAATCAGTATTGGTCAGATAACTTCAGTTTCTCTTGATGCTTCAAATGTGTTTCACTACCATGGTATGTTTTCAATTACTGCTTCTTTATctcaatttaattatttttgtagagTAATAGATTGAAGGAGAAATATCATTAGACATCTTTATGTTCTTTTCTAAAATTACACTTCAGTGATTATTATAAATTGAGCTGGAATGGAAGAAATATCTTCCTGTGTATTTACTTTATAGATTTCTGTATcagctgttttcctgttttacaaagaaattctcacacaatgaaaagaaattcagttaaaatgaaaaaccagGATTTACAGTGAAAGTTCTGTGGTAGCTACAGAAcctgaaattattaaaa of the Grus americana isolate bGruAme1 chromosome 1, bGruAme1.mat, whole genome shotgun sequence genome contains:
- the GPR22 gene encoding G-protein coupled receptor 22, giving the protein MCFSPILEVNMQSESNITVQDAIDDIDTNMYRPLSYPLSFQVSLTGFLMLEIVLGLGSNLTVLVLYCMKSNLINSVSNIITMNLHVLDVIICVGCIPLTIVILLLSLESNTALICCFHEACVSFASVSTAINVFAITLDRYDISVKPANRILTMGRAVILMTSIWIISLFSFLIPFIEVNFFSLRSASTWENKTLLCVSTNEYHTELGMYYHLLVQIPIFFFTVIVMLITYTKILQALNIRIGTRFTTGQKKKARKKKTISLTTQHETTDVSHSSGGRNVVFGVRTSVSVIIALRRAVKRHRERRERQKRVFRMSLLIISTFLLCWTPISVLNTTILCLGPSDLLVKLRLCFLVMAYGTTIFHPLLYAFTRQKFQKVLKSKMKKRVVSIVEADPMPNNAVIHNSWIEPKRNKKITFEDNEVRQKCLVPQVVTD